A genomic region of Bernardetia sp. ABR2-2B contains the following coding sequences:
- the ychF gene encoding redox-regulated ATPase YchF: MGLRCGIVGLPNVGKSTLFNALSSAKAESANYPFCTIEPNVGIVTVPDERIASLEDLVNPERTVPAIIEFVDIAGLVRGASKGEGLGNQFLANIREVDAIAHVVRCFEDDNVIHVDGKVNPVSDKETIDIELQLKDLETVEKRLVRIGKAARTGDKTAKKEFEAFEKVRLHLEQGKNLRSLVLEDSERVIVDEAFLLTQKPVIYVANVDEKSIHTGNALVEQLKESVKDENAEVVMVCASIESQIAELEDQEEKDMFLEEYELKESGLNKLIRSAYSILNLITYFTAGVKEVRAWTIERGWKAPKAASVIHTDFERGFIRAEVIKLDNYVKYRTEVALKEAGKLAVEGKEYVVEDGDVMHFRFNV; this comes from the coding sequence ATGGGATTACGTTGTGGAATCGTCGGTTTGCCAAATGTTGGTAAATCTACTCTTTTTAATGCTTTATCTAGCGCAAAGGCAGAATCTGCTAATTATCCATTTTGTACGATTGAGCCAAATGTAGGTATCGTAACTGTTCCTGATGAGCGTATTGCATCTTTAGAAGATTTAGTAAACCCAGAAAGAACAGTTCCAGCAATCATTGAGTTTGTTGATATTGCAGGTCTTGTACGTGGAGCAAGTAAGGGCGAAGGATTAGGTAATCAGTTTTTGGCTAATATTAGAGAAGTAGATGCCATTGCTCACGTAGTTCGTTGTTTTGAAGATGATAATGTTATTCATGTAGATGGAAAAGTAAATCCAGTTTCTGACAAAGAAACAATTGATATTGAGCTACAACTGAAAGATTTAGAAACGGTAGAAAAACGTCTTGTTCGTATCGGAAAGGCTGCTCGTACGGGAGATAAAACAGCAAAGAAAGAGTTTGAAGCCTTCGAAAAAGTAAGATTGCATTTAGAACAAGGAAAAAATCTTCGTTCTCTAGTTTTGGAAGATAGCGAAAGAGTAATTGTAGATGAAGCCTTCTTACTTACTCAAAAACCTGTAATTTATGTAGCTAATGTAGATGAAAAATCTATTCATACAGGAAATGCTCTTGTAGAACAGCTTAAAGAATCTGTAAAAGACGAAAATGCAGAGGTAGTTATGGTGTGTGCTTCCATAGAATCACAGATTGCAGAACTTGAAGACCAAGAAGAAAAAGACATGTTTTTAGAAGAATATGAACTTAAAGAGTCTGGACTTAATAAACTTATTCGTAGCGCATATTCTATCCTAAATTTGATTACTTATTTCACAGCTGGTGTAAAAGAAGTAAGAGCTTGGACTATCGAAAGAGGCTGGAAAGCTCCAAAGGCTGCAAGTGTTATTCATACTGATTTTGAGCGTGGCTTTATTCGTGCAGAAGTTATCAAGTTAGATAATTATGTAAAATATAGAACAGAAGTAGCACTCAAAGAAGCAGGAAAATTAGCTGTTGAAGGAAAAGAATATGTTGTGGAAGATGGTGATGTAATGCACTTTAGGTTTAATGTTTAA
- the rocF gene encoding arginase, which yields MDFIKLIEVRSELGAGTRGASLGVDALKTACLDKGSDYFIRFDIAEVETENDALFEPTPYEHAKYIDAVYKVERRTCDAVRDAIEDGYFPLILAGDHSTAAGSIAGIKLAYPNKRIGAIWIDAHADLHSPYTSPSGNIHGMPLAIATGEDNKQSRKNTPHDDTVKWWNKLKHVGGDGQNILPNDIVFVAVRDVEEEERFLMNKYGIRNFPTAEVRNKGVEQIVEEVLDKLKDCDLIYISFDVDSLDPNISEGTGTPVENGLSVEQAKQLNSLLISNDKVCAWEMVEVNPTLDRENAMAEEAFDILEYVTDILAESRENSTRLKLDTQHPRNPAKLEGYFRTIAEEIMEEEE from the coding sequence ATGGATTTTATAAAACTTATTGAAGTACGCTCAGAATTAGGAGCAGGAACACGAGGAGCGAGTTTGGGAGTAGATGCCCTCAAAACAGCTTGTTTAGACAAAGGAAGCGATTATTTTATTCGTTTTGATATTGCAGAAGTAGAAACTGAAAATGATGCGCTTTTCGAACCTACACCTTACGAACATGCAAAATATATCGATGCTGTCTATAAAGTAGAACGTAGAACATGCGATGCCGTAAGAGATGCCATTGAAGACGGTTATTTTCCTCTAATTTTGGCTGGTGACCACTCCACAGCAGCAGGTTCGATAGCAGGAATAAAACTAGCATATCCTAACAAAAGAATTGGTGCAATTTGGATAGATGCACATGCAGACTTACATTCTCCTTACACTAGTCCGTCTGGAAATATACACGGAATGCCACTAGCTATTGCCACAGGAGAAGACAACAAACAATCTCGTAAGAATACTCCTCATGATGACACTGTAAAATGGTGGAACAAACTCAAGCACGTAGGAGGAGATGGACAAAATATTCTGCCAAATGATATTGTTTTTGTAGCTGTTAGAGATGTAGAAGAGGAAGAAAGGTTTTTAATGAACAAATACGGCATTCGTAATTTCCCTACTGCAGAAGTAAGAAATAAGGGTGTAGAGCAGATTGTAGAAGAGGTTTTGGATAAGCTTAAAGACTGTGATTTGATTTATATCTCATTTGATGTAGATAGTCTTGACCCAAATATATCAGAAGGAACAGGAACGCCCGTTGAGAATGGACTTAGTGTAGAACAAGCAAAACAGCTCAACTCTCTTTTGATAAGTAATGATAAAGTTTGTGCTTGGGAAATGGTAGAGGTAAATCCTACCTTAGATAGAGAAAATGCAATGGCAGAAGAAGCATTTGATATTTTGGAATATGTAACAGATATACTTGCCGAATCAAGAGAAAATTCTACTCGCCTAAAACTAGATACACAACATCCACGTAATCCAGCCAAATTAGAAGGCTATTTCAGAACGATTGCAGAGGAAATTATGGAAGAAGAAGAGTAA
- the panB gene encoding 3-methyl-2-oxobutanoate hydroxymethyltransferase, giving the protein MSVANSSSAKRITTHSLQEMKNKNEKISMLTAYDFSMAQILDAANIDVLLVGDSASNVMAGHETTLPITLDQMIYHASSVVRGVSRALVVVDIPFGSYQGNSRQALDSAIRIMKESGAHAVKMEGGEEIKESIMRVLSAGVPVMGHLGLTPQSIYKFGTYTVRAKEETEAAKLIEDAKILQECGCFAIVLEKIPSKLAEKVAKSVDIPIIGIGAGGSVDGQVLVSHDLLGITKEFNPRFLRRYADLNEVMQKAVEEYIKDVKNESFPSKDESY; this is encoded by the coding sequence ATGTCTGTTGCTAACTCTTCCTCTGCCAAACGTATCACTACGCACTCGTTGCAGGAAATGAAAAATAAAAATGAAAAAATCTCTATGCTTACGGCATACGATTTTTCGATGGCTCAAATTCTTGATGCTGCTAATATTGATGTTCTTTTAGTAGGTGATTCTGCTTCAAATGTTATGGCAGGACACGAAACAACTCTCCCAATCACACTTGACCAAATGATTTATCATGCTTCTAGTGTGGTTCGTGGTGTTAGTCGTGCGCTTGTAGTGGTAGATATTCCTTTTGGTTCATATCAAGGAAATTCTCGTCAAGCTCTTGATTCTGCCATTCGAATTATGAAAGAATCGGGCGCACATGCTGTCAAAATGGAAGGTGGCGAAGAAATCAAGGAATCTATTATGCGTGTTCTTTCGGCAGGTGTTCCTGTGATGGGACATTTAGGGCTTACACCTCAATCGATTTATAAATTTGGAACTTATACCGTTCGTGCAAAAGAAGAAACAGAAGCTGCAAAGCTAATTGAAGATGCCAAAATCTTACAAGAATGTGGTTGTTTTGCTATTGTTTTAGAAAAAATACCTTCTAAACTTGCTGAAAAAGTAGCCAAATCAGTTGATATTCCAATTATCGGAATTGGTGCTGGTGGTAGTGTGGACGGACAAGTCTTGGTTTCTCATGATTTATTAGGAATTACAAAAGAATTTAACCCTCGTTTTTTACGTCGTTATGCTGATTTGAATGAAGTTATGCAAAAGGCAGTTGAGGAATATATTAAAGATGTTAAGAATGAGAGTTTTCCTTCTAAAGATGAAAGCTATTAG
- a CDS encoding BspA family leucine-rich repeat surface protein, translating to MTKSYSNFRNQIKTILFGFSLLFTLFFFSTTTANAQAFRTTWVTTDGTIKIPTNRSSGIYNYNVTWTNLSNIGVGDGSITRRRGQYTITGLRNGDTYEVAITGSFPHFHMNNDSNNKSKLQTIEAWGNIAWRSMENAFFGCSNLIYNATDVPNLSRVSNLKRMFKNCSVFNADIGNWNTSNITNMFGVFEYASSFNQPIDNWNTQRVTDMSYMFYKASSFNQPIGNWNTEDVRDMTYMFLDATSFNQPIGNWNTENVASMNSMFMDAISFNQPIGSWNTSSVRNMSRMFFEATSFNQPIGNWNTDNVRDMIGMFRGASSFNQNIGNWNTQSVTNMSEMFVRASSFNQNIGNWNISNVTSMGAMLSNTRLNTLNYDSTLIGWASQNVQIDVRLGATGLNYCNSESARNILISSHNWTITGDSTIGASVNNITLPQNQFDLCPNTPTTLEVDGNGVVTWYDSPTNPVSIHTGSSFVTPPLTQDSTYFYVQDSVVGCGVSNRLPILVTTSSMENMTPPQNQYGVCLNDTTVLEVSGNGTVYWYDSPTSTTPIHTGTRFTTPVLTQDSTYFYAFDSIVGCNNERLELLVTALSLLNAVSKTNYTAYLDATGQIDVNAVLLDSISSAGCGNTIASYLYDDTGFATRSFSCLDSIQNVILRVTDNSGNTDTSSTVIHVKDTIPPIFTTRIVPVHFGASNQAVVPANYFITTLSDNCTDSTDISVVFNHSGRDSVTLYCGNPLRNLQLRVTDRAGNVVIQPVEIRPTSSIYDFNVNIVGGVFRPAIPTTITVLANNYSCAPKSGELKVTLPSTVAYNSASITPDRIVGNNLFWDVTDLSYDRNFVVRISVTPNISLNIGDEVCFSGHITPEVNDLTRLNNLKQYCFPIVNSYDPNDKQVYPQGVCDEKFTQRSDLPLTYTIRFQNTGNAPALNVNIVDSLSNLLDRSSLRVVGSSHPMVVDTTANNNVINFKFDNINLPDSTSSPELSQGYVIFEVSEQDTGRLDTARIENKSYIYFDTNAPIITNTVKNTVVDILPNCNPSDGTPIADCQLPTNLTAETLSATRVKLSWTTPANTNAINYEIYRNNQLLQTVVASQLSFIDSLVSSSTQYTYFIKAICGNNTATSNTVQVRTIPSTPTLFSLEAACKGESGVIEVRSSGAVYRVYDSQDATNPILETDNATIQTPALNDTTTFYISVIINNLESERLEVVVPIKEVFEAIIEQGSLLESCTRAFALSANEVENASYLWFRDNIQVGTERTLSVSIEGKYTVRIEKDGCRAESEITQTAFVNAPTAQIEQGNTVIFCGNGILNAQDTSANVTYTWSLNGTDIGNGTSISVSKSGTYTLKTSQPSCSDSTSIAVTIADLPTAVLSTDKTEICPSEETTLSVTENTGSIYSWFRNGTAILNDSSTLVTSEIGTYKVEITTAENCKSESNEVEITEAQAPTATITINRENSLDKTITVSSSDSIVSVVWFKDGSEVAGFNNQRTVQPTESGNYKAKATYLSGCEFETEEKTFTFDVQTGIEEESAKVFSIYPNPNNGSFKVEFATTTNQKTNLVLVDALGRTIYSKEISMNQKTTPITLPKISAGVYVVQIVSQGKVYTKQLIIQ from the coding sequence ATGACAAAATCATATTCTAATTTTAGAAACCAAATCAAAACTATACTATTTGGTTTCTCTCTGCTTTTTACATTATTCTTTTTTAGTACAACAACAGCAAATGCACAAGCCTTTCGTACTACTTGGGTAACAACTGATGGTACAATAAAAATTCCTACGAATAGGTCTAGTGGCATATACAATTATAATGTCACTTGGACAAATTTGAGTAATATAGGAGTAGGAGACGGTTCTATTACTAGAAGAAGAGGGCAATATACTATTACAGGACTTAGAAACGGAGATACTTATGAAGTAGCTATTACAGGAAGTTTCCCTCATTTTCACATGAACAATGATAGCAATAACAAAAGTAAACTACAAACTATAGAAGCATGGGGGAATATAGCTTGGAGGAGTATGGAAAATGCTTTTTTCGGTTGTTCCAACCTTATTTACAATGCTACTGATGTTCCAAATCTTTCTAGAGTAAGTAATCTAAAACGAATGTTCAAAAACTGTTCTGTATTTAATGCCGATATTGGAAACTGGAATACGAGTAATATCACAAATATGTTTGGGGTATTTGAGTATGCTAGTTCTTTTAATCAACCTATTGATAACTGGAATACTCAAAGGGTAACTGATATGAGTTATATGTTTTATAAAGCTAGTTCTTTTAATCAACCCATTGGAAATTGGAACACAGAGGATGTAAGAGATATGACATATATGTTTTTGGATGCTACTTCTTTTAATCAACCCATTGGAAATTGGAACACAGAGAATGTAGCAAGTATGAATAGTATGTTTATGGATGCTATTTCTTTTAATCAACCTATTGGGAGTTGGAATACTAGTAGTGTAAGAAATATGAGTCGTATGTTTTTTGAGGCTACTTCTTTTAACCAACCTATCGGAAATTGGAATACAGATAATGTAAGAGATATGATTGGTATGTTTCGGGGAGCAAGTTCTTTTAATCAAAACATTGGAAACTGGAATACTCAAAGTGTAACCAATATGAGTGAGATGTTTGTTAGAGCAAGTTCTTTTAATCAAAACATTGGAAACTGGAATATTAGTAATGTTACCTCAATGGGAGCGATGCTAAGTAATACTAGACTAAATACGCTTAACTATGATTCTACACTTATAGGTTGGGCTTCGCAAAATGTACAAATAGATGTAAGACTAGGAGCTACTGGGCTTAATTACTGTAATAGTGAATCAGCACGTAATATACTCATTTCATCTCACAACTGGACAATTACAGGTGATTCAACAATTGGAGCTTCAGTAAATAATATTACCTTACCACAAAATCAATTTGATTTGTGTCCAAATACACCTACTACTCTTGAAGTAGATGGAAATGGAGTAGTAACTTGGTATGATTCCCCTACAAACCCTGTTTCTATTCACACAGGAAGTAGTTTTGTTACACCACCTCTGACACAAGATTCTACTTATTTTTATGTTCAAGATTCAGTAGTTGGCTGTGGAGTGAGTAATAGATTGCCTATATTGGTTACTACTTCATCAATGGAAAACATGACGCCACCTCAAAATCAGTATGGAGTATGTTTGAATGATACTACTGTTTTAGAAGTTAGTGGAAATGGAACAGTCTATTGGTACGATTCTCCTACGAGTACAACTCCTATTCATACAGGAACTCGTTTTACTACTCCAGTTCTGACCCAAGATTCTACTTATTTCTATGCCTTTGATTCTATTGTAGGTTGTAATAATGAAAGGCTAGAACTTTTAGTAACTGCTTTATCATTGCTAAATGCAGTTAGTAAAACAAACTATACAGCTTATTTAGATGCTACTGGGCAGATTGACGTGAACGCTGTTTTGTTGGATAGTATTAGTTCAGCAGGTTGTGGTAATACAATTGCTTCTTATCTTTATGATGATACAGGATTTGCTACTCGTTCTTTTTCTTGTTTGGATTCTATTCAAAATGTGATTTTACGAGTTACAGATAATAGTGGAAATACAGATACTTCTTCTACGGTTATTCATGTGAAAGACACTATTCCTCCAATCTTTACCACACGCATTGTTCCTGTTCATTTTGGAGCGAGCAACCAAGCTGTTGTTCCTGCAAATTATTTCATTACGACATTGAGTGATAATTGTACTGATTCTACAGATATTTCTGTGGTTTTTAATCATAGTGGAAGAGATAGTGTAACTTTATATTGTGGTAATCCACTTAGAAATCTTCAACTACGAGTTACTGATAGAGCAGGCAATGTAGTCATTCAGCCTGTTGAAATCCGTCCTACTTCTTCTATTTATGATTTTAATGTCAATATTGTGGGAGGCGTTTTCCGTCCTGCTATTCCTACTACGATTACTGTTTTGGCTAATAACTATTCTTGTGCGCCAAAATCGGGTGAGCTAAAGGTAACTTTGCCTTCTACAGTAGCTTACAATTCTGCTTCTATCACACCAGATAGAATTGTGGGAAATAATCTATTTTGGGATGTAACAGATTTAAGTTATGATAGAAATTTTGTGGTAAGAATTTCTGTAACTCCAAATATTAGCTTAAATATTGGCGATGAAGTTTGTTTTTCAGGACATATTACCCCTGAAGTAAATGACCTTACTCGTTTGAATAACTTAAAACAATACTGCTTCCCAATCGTAAACTCTTACGACCCTAACGACAAACAAGTCTATCCACAAGGAGTCTGTGATGAGAAATTTACGCAGCGTTCAGATTTGCCTCTGACTTATACGATTCGTTTCCAAAACACAGGAAACGCACCTGCTTTGAATGTAAATATTGTAGACTCGTTGAGTAATTTGTTAGATAGAAGTTCTTTAAGAGTTGTTGGAAGTAGCCATCCGATGGTGGTTGATACAACAGCAAATAATAATGTTATTAATTTTAAATTTGATAATATTAATCTTCCTGATAGCACTTCTAGTCCAGAGTTAAGTCAAGGTTATGTTATTTTTGAGGTTTCTGAACAAGATACAGGTCGTTTGGACACTGCACGTATTGAAAACAAATCCTATATTTATTTTGATACGAACGCACCGATTATCACAAATACAGTCAAAAATACAGTGGTAGATATTTTACCAAACTGTAATCCATCTGATGGAACTCCAATTGCAGATTGTCAGTTGCCAACCAATCTGACAGCAGAAACACTTTCTGCAACAAGAGTAAAACTTTCTTGGACAACTCCAGCAAATACGAATGCAATCAATTATGAGATTTATAGAAATAATCAATTACTACAAACTGTCGTTGCTTCTCAATTATCATTTATTGATTCATTAGTTAGTTCAAGTACACAATATACGTATTTCATAAAAGCGATTTGTGGAAATAATACAGCTACTTCAAACACCGTTCAAGTACGTACAATTCCATCAACGCCAACTCTGTTCTCTTTAGAAGCTGCTTGTAAAGGAGAAAGCGGAGTTATTGAAGTGCGAAGTAGTGGAGCTGTATATCGTGTTTATGATTCTCAAGATGCTACAAACCCAATTTTAGAAACGGATAATGCAACGATTCAAACTCCTGCTTTGAATGACACAACTACTTTTTATATTTCTGTTATTATAAATAATTTAGAGAGTGAAAGGCTAGAAGTTGTTGTTCCAATAAAAGAAGTTTTTGAGGCAATTATTGAGCAAGGAAGTTTGCTTGAGTCATGTACTCGTGCGTTTGCCCTTTCGGCTAATGAAGTAGAAAATGCTTCTTATCTTTGGTTTAGAGATAATATCCAAGTAGGAACAGAAAGAACGCTGAGTGTTTCTATTGAAGGAAAATATACTGTAAGGATTGAAAAAGATGGTTGTCGTGCAGAATCAGAAATTACACAAACTGCTTTTGTCAATGCTCCGACAGCACAAATCGAACAAGGAAATACAGTTATTTTCTGTGGAAATGGAATACTAAATGCACAAGATACGAGCGCAAATGTAACTTATACATGGTCTCTAAATGGAACTGATATTGGAAACGGAACATCAATTTCTGTTTCAAAATCTGGAACTTATACCTTGAAAACTAGTCAGCCTTCGTGTTCGGATAGCACAAGTATTGCCGTTACAATTGCAGACTTACCTACGGCTGTTCTTTCTACTGATAAAACAGAAATTTGTCCGAGTGAAGAAACTACACTTTCTGTTACAGAAAATACAGGTTCTATTTATAGTTGGTTTAGAAATGGAACAGCTATTCTGAATGATTCATCTACTTTAGTAACTTCTGAAATCGGAACATACAAAGTAGAAATTACAACAGCAGAAAATTGCAAATCAGAATCAAATGAAGTAGAAATTACAGAAGCACAAGCTCCAACAGCAACAATTACAATAAACAGAGAAAATTCTTTAGATAAAACAATTACCGTTTCATCTTCTGATTCTATTGTTTCAGTAGTTTGGTTTAAAGATGGAAGTGAAGTTGCTGGTTTCAATAATCAGAGAACGGTTCAACCTACTGAAAGTGGAAATTACAAAGCAAAGGCAACTTACCTTTCAGGCTGTGAGTTTGAAACAGAAGAAAAGACTTTTACTTTTGATGTACAAACTGGAATTGAAGAAGAGTCTGCAAAAGTATTTTCTATCTATCCAAATCCAAATAATGGTTCGTTTAAAGTAGAATTTGCAACAACTACCAACCAAAAAACAAACCTTGTTTTGGTAGATGCACTTGGTAGAACAATTTATAGCAAAGAAATTTCTATGAATCAAAAAACTACTCCTATTACACTTCCAAAAATAAGTGCAGGGGTTTATGTTGTTCAGATTGTTTCTCAAGGAAAAGTATATACAAAACAATTGATTATTCAATAA
- the thiL gene encoding thiamine-phosphate kinase, giving the protein MRTEINTLGEFGLIERIASNFPLQKNTSKKGIADDAAVIEIEKDKQLLVSTDMLVEGIHFDLSYTPLKHLGYKAVSVNISDIAAMNGIPHQITVSLALSNRFSVEAVDEFYEGVKFACQDYGIDLVGGDTTSSPKGLVISITALGQAKPEKIIYRNTAQKGDVLCVTGDLGAAFVGLQILEREKRVFIDAPEAQPKLDNVEHVVERQLKPKARMDIIYELEEKGILPTSMMDISDGLASEIHHICHQSKVGAMIYEKNIPIDEQTAVTAAEELKLSPLTCALNGGEDYELLFTIKQEDLEKIEKIVDVHLIGYIHEAEKGVKVAMNSEQLMDIKAQGWNHFDENE; this is encoded by the coding sequence TTGCGTACAGAAATAAATACACTTGGCGAATTTGGACTTATCGAACGTATAGCGTCTAACTTTCCACTACAAAAAAACACTTCTAAAAAAGGAATTGCAGATGATGCTGCTGTCATAGAAATAGAAAAAGACAAACAACTTTTAGTTTCTACTGATATGCTTGTTGAAGGTATTCATTTTGATTTATCTTATACTCCTTTAAAGCACTTAGGTTACAAAGCTGTTTCGGTAAATATATCTGATATTGCTGCCATGAACGGGATTCCTCATCAAATTACGGTCAGCCTTGCACTTAGCAATCGTTTTTCTGTGGAGGCAGTAGATGAGTTTTATGAAGGAGTAAAGTTTGCTTGTCAGGATTACGGAATTGATTTGGTTGGAGGCGATACAACAAGTTCTCCAAAAGGATTAGTAATTTCTATTACTGCACTAGGACAAGCCAAACCAGAAAAAATTATTTATAGAAACACAGCTCAAAAAGGAGATGTTTTGTGCGTTACAGGCGATTTGGGAGCTGCCTTTGTAGGTTTGCAAATTTTGGAAAGAGAGAAACGAGTGTTTATAGATGCGCCAGAAGCACAGCCAAAATTAGATAATGTAGAACACGTAGTAGAAAGACAATTGAAGCCAAAAGCTCGTATGGACATTATTTATGAGCTAGAAGAAAAGGGCATTTTACCTACTTCGATGATGGATATTTCGGATGGATTGGCTTCTGAAATTCATCATATTTGTCACCAGTCTAAAGTAGGTGCAATGATTTATGAAAAAAATATTCCTATTGACGAGCAAACAGCCGTAACAGCAGCCGAAGAATTAAAGCTTAGTCCTCTAACTTGTGCCTTGAATGGTGGCGAAGATTATGAACTCTTATTTACTATCAAACAAGAAGATTTAGAAAAAATAGAAAAAATAGTAGATGTTCATTTGATTGGTTATATTCACGAAGCCGAAAAAGGTGTAAAAGTAGCTATGAATTCAGAACAATTGATGGATATAAAAGCACAAGGCTGGAATCATTTTGATGAGAATGAATAA
- a CDS encoding 50S ribosomal protein L25 — MKSLEIIGYYRKENQMGAKAAHLLRLEGYVPCVLYGTGEDNKHFYVPNILFRDLIYTSKVHTVVLNIEGDIFNAIVQDYQTHPVSDVMMHVDFLSMKEDKAVKIDVPVKLIGRSLGEQKGGRMVLKMRKLKVKALPANLPDNIEVNVEKLDLGKSIKLSEIGEREYEIMNNPLVSIATVTIPRTLRTGGGAEGTEEEGAEEEAEA; from the coding sequence ATGAAATCTTTAGAAATCATCGGTTATTACCGAAAAGAAAATCAAATGGGAGCAAAAGCTGCTCATTTATTACGTTTAGAAGGATATGTTCCTTGTGTTTTGTACGGAACAGGAGAAGATAACAAACACTTTTATGTGCCAAATATCTTATTTCGTGATTTGATTTATACATCAAAAGTACATACAGTTGTATTGAATATCGAAGGTGATATTTTTAATGCTATTGTTCAAGATTATCAAACACATCCAGTAAGTGATGTAATGATGCATGTTGATTTTCTTTCTATGAAAGAAGATAAAGCTGTAAAAATCGACGTTCCTGTAAAACTTATTGGTCGTTCTTTGGGTGAGCAAAAAGGTGGTCGTATGGTTTTGAAAATGCGTAAACTTAAAGTGAAAGCATTACCAGCTAATCTTCCTGATAATATCGAAGTAAATGTTGAAAAACTAGACTTAGGAAAATCTATCAAACTTTCTGAAATTGGAGAACGTGAATACGAAATCATGAACAATCCTTTAGTTTCTATTGCTACTGTTACTATCCCTCGTACGCTTCGTACAGGTGGTGGCGCAGAAGGTACAGAAGAAGAAGGCGCAGAAGAAGAGGCAGAAGCATAA
- a CDS encoding tetratricopeptide repeat protein: MASSCKPSVKKYTENARQLMLEGKFEEAIPILNTAIKKNSSSHEAYNLRGAAYLELDRFEKAKKDLDKAIKLHKKDYRYFYNRAKTEKILKKYEAAIEDYNKAISLNEHVANMYLERGELFLVLNKGDKSIEDLDKAVMLNSSEKMAYFNRAEAHYLLHELKAAIIDLEKCVRLDEKFGKGHYRLAQIALEMNQNRANRDICLHLRAAISGGCPEAEPLINKVCR, translated from the coding sequence ATGGCATCTTCTTGCAAACCATCCGTTAAAAAATATACAGAAAATGCACGTCAGTTGATGTTAGAGGGTAAATTTGAAGAAGCAATTCCTATTCTAAATACAGCTATCAAGAAAAACTCTAGTAGTCATGAAGCCTACAATTTGCGTGGTGCTGCTTATTTGGAGCTTGATAGATTTGAGAAAGCAAAGAAAGATTTGGATAAGGCTATAAAGTTGCATAAAAAAGATTATCGATATTTTTATAATCGTGCAAAGACTGAAAAAATACTCAAAAAATATGAAGCTGCCATAGAAGATTATAACAAAGCTATCTCATTGAATGAACATGTTGCAAATATGTATTTGGAAAGAGGAGAACTTTTTTTAGTTCTGAATAAAGGAGATAAATCAATAGAAGATTTGGATAAGGCTGTTATGCTTAACTCTTCTGAAAAGATGGCATATTTCAATCGTGCAGAGGCACATTATTTACTTCACGAGCTTAAAGCTGCTATCATAGATTTGGAAAAATGTGTTCGCTTAGATGAAAAGTTTGGAAAGGGACATTATCGTTTGGCTCAAATTGCTTTAGAAATGAATCAAAATAGAGCAAATAGAGATATTTGTTTGCATCTTAGGGCAGCGATAAGTGGAGGGTGTCCAGAAGCCGAGCCATTGATAAATAAAGTGTGTAGATAA